From Granulicella sp. WH15, the proteins below share one genomic window:
- a CDS encoding TPM domain-containing protein, whose translation MSRSIRHAFLLFLLLLPLRLLMAEKVADLPAPTGYVNDFAGVLSQGTRQSVEALCREVDQQAGAQMAVVTIKTLDNDQTVEEFTVELEEKWKVGKKGTDKGLILLIVLNPKKLRTEVGYGLEGVLNDAKVGRIQQTMVPLLRAGNYDAAVVTGTQAYAKEIAADAGVTLTQPTSQYDSQYGQYQYRRQPQRGSGIGGLIGLGILVGLVILMIATGNGGWLWVILSMFLNGGGRGGRGGGFGGGGGGGFGGFGGGSSGGGGNSSDY comes from the coding sequence ATGAGCCGTTCGATCCGCCACGCGTTTCTGCTGTTCCTGCTTTTGTTGCCGCTGCGTCTTCTGATGGCGGAGAAGGTTGCGGATCTGCCCGCACCGACGGGCTACGTGAACGACTTCGCCGGGGTGTTGAGCCAGGGCACGCGTCAGAGCGTCGAGGCTCTCTGCCGCGAAGTAGACCAGCAGGCTGGGGCGCAGATGGCCGTCGTGACCATCAAGACGCTCGACAACGACCAGACGGTCGAGGAGTTCACTGTCGAGCTGGAAGAGAAGTGGAAGGTCGGAAAGAAGGGCACGGACAAGGGCCTGATCCTGCTGATCGTGCTGAACCCGAAGAAGCTGCGAACCGAGGTCGGGTATGGGCTTGAGGGCGTTCTGAACGACGCCAAGGTGGGCCGCATCCAGCAGACGATGGTGCCGCTGCTGCGCGCGGGCAACTACGATGCGGCGGTGGTGACCGGGACGCAGGCCTACGCGAAGGAGATCGCCGCCGACGCGGGTGTAACCCTGACGCAGCCAACGTCGCAGTACGATTCCCAGTACGGTCAGTACCAGTACCGCCGCCAGCCCCAGCGCGGTTCGGGGATCGGCGGGCTGATCGGCCTCGGAATCCTGGTAGGGCTGGTCATCCTGATGATCGCCACCGGCAACGGCGGCTGGCTGTGGGTGATCCTGAGCATGTTCCTGAACGGCGGTGGCCGGGGCGGGCGCGGTGGTGGTTTTGGCGGCGGAGGCGGAGGAGGGTTCGGCGGCTTTGGCGGAGGCAGCTCCGGCGGCGGCGGAAATAGTTCGGATTATTAG
- a CDS encoding (deoxy)nucleoside triphosphate pyrophosphohydrolase, producing MKEPIRKLDGRSEATILKPMRLVVAALILRPVQNPEPEQGAFEVLICQRKPDQPMSLKWEFPGGKIEDGETSEQALIRELHEELGIDAKIGRQVARIRHKYRNGGTIDLQFFVVNEFTGHLENRIFNDMRWSSLAALPSYDFLAADLDLIRDLSEGKLL from the coding sequence GTGAAAGAGCCGATTCGCAAGCTGGATGGACGGAGTGAAGCGACGATCCTCAAGCCGATGCGGCTGGTGGTTGCGGCGCTGATCCTGCGTCCTGTCCAGAACCCCGAACCGGAGCAAGGGGCCTTCGAAGTCCTTATCTGCCAACGCAAGCCCGACCAGCCCATGAGCCTCAAGTGGGAGTTTCCCGGCGGCAAGATCGAGGACGGCGAGACCTCCGAGCAGGCGCTCATCCGTGAGCTTCACGAAGAGCTGGGTATCGACGCCAAGATCGGCCGCCAGGTAGCCCGCATCCGCCACAAGTACCGCAACGGCGGCACTATCGACCTGCAATTTTTTGTCGTCAACGAGTTCACCGGGCACCTCGAGAACCGTATCTTCAACGACATGCGCTGGTCCTCGCTGGCCGCCCTGCCCAGCTACGACTTTCTGGCCGCCGACCTCGACCTGATCCGCGACCTCTCCGAAGGCAAGCTCCTCTAA
- a CDS encoding ATP-binding protein, which produces MADSTTSRVSYTLHSTLESVNTVEDMAESWARRAGFDDDTVTSIAMAVREAAVNAVMHGNAYSPKKHIDCSFETTAESLVIRIADQGEGVDPECIPDPLAPENILRGSGRGIFLIRAFMDEVHFRQLQPGSEITLIKHRTPKIVQT; this is translated from the coding sequence TTGGCTGACTCCACTACAAGCCGCGTCAGCTATACGCTGCACTCGACACTCGAAAGCGTGAACACCGTCGAAGACATGGCAGAATCCTGGGCACGCCGCGCCGGGTTCGACGACGACACCGTCACCAGCATCGCCATGGCCGTCCGCGAGGCCGCCGTCAATGCGGTGATGCACGGCAACGCCTACAGCCCCAAGAAGCACATCGACTGCTCCTTCGAGACCACAGCCGAGTCGCTCGTCATCCGCATCGCCGACCAGGGCGAAGGCGTCGATCCGGAGTGCATTCCCGACCCTCTCGCGCCGGAAAATATCCTGCGCGGCTCGGGCCGTGGGATCTTTCTTATCAGAGCTTTCATGGATGAGGTACACTTTCGCCAGTTGCAACCTGGCAGCGAGATCACTCTCATCAAGCATCGAACTCCCAAAATAGTTCAGACATAA
- a CDS encoding STAS domain-containing protein, with product MSMKFQTRQVDDVTILDLSGRITLGEGSVTLRDAVRDVLAKGSNKILLNLGDVNYIDSSGIGELVSAFTTVKNQGGELKLLNLTKKVHDLLQITKLYTVFDVKDDEASAIASFNS from the coding sequence ATGAGCATGAAGTTCCAGACACGTCAGGTCGATGACGTAACCATTCTCGACCTCAGCGGACGCATTACCCTCGGTGAAGGCAGCGTAACGCTCCGCGATGCTGTACGCGACGTGCTAGCCAAGGGATCGAATAAGATTCTTCTCAACCTTGGCGACGTGAACTACATTGACAGCTCGGGTATCGGCGAGCTGGTCAGCGCTTTCACCACGGTCAAGAATCAGGGTGGCGAGTTGAAGCTGCTGAACCTGACCAAGAAGGTTCACGACCTGTTGCAGATCACGAAGCTTTACACGGTCTTCGACGTGAAGGACGACGAAGCCAGCGCGATCGCTTCTTTCAACAGCTAA
- a CDS encoding LemA family protein, whose product MKGLWVGLGLIGVVLLVVLFAGGSYISAKNTLVQKNEDVDAAYAQVNVQQQRRLDLIPNLVASVKGYVAEETAVLTNIANARAGVIAAGGDHAASIQANSRLDVALSPLLRLQEAYPNLKSDAQFKTLTDELAGTENRIAVERRRYDNTLRDYNTYVRQFPQSFWAGIAGFHYRDEYFKGDPSNAVAPKVDFGK is encoded by the coding sequence ATGAAGGGTCTATGGGTTGGGCTGGGATTGATCGGAGTCGTTCTGCTGGTGGTGCTCTTCGCCGGTGGAAGCTACATCAGCGCGAAGAATACGCTGGTGCAGAAGAATGAGGACGTCGATGCGGCGTACGCGCAGGTGAACGTGCAGCAGCAACGGCGTCTGGACCTGATTCCGAACCTGGTGGCCTCGGTGAAGGGCTATGTGGCGGAAGAGACAGCGGTGCTGACCAACATCGCCAACGCACGCGCGGGCGTCATCGCGGCCGGCGGCGACCACGCCGCGAGCATCCAGGCCAATAGCCGTCTGGACGTGGCCTTGAGCCCGCTGCTGCGGTTGCAGGAGGCGTATCCCAACCTGAAGTCGGACGCGCAGTTCAAAACTTTGACCGACGAGCTGGCGGGCACTGAGAACCGGATCGCGGTGGAGCGGCGTCGGTACGACAACACGCTGCGGGACTACAACACCTACGTCCGGCAGTTTCCGCAGAGCTTCTGGGCCGGGATCGCCGGGTTCCATTACCGGGACGAGTACTTCAAGGGCGACCCTAGCAACGCGGTCGCGCCGAAGGTGGACTTCGGGAAGTAA